TAAAAATTAAAAAAATAAATACTTCTTCGAAGGATATTTTTGTAAGTGATAGTCTACGTCTAAATATAAAAAAATGAAAAAAGATTATAGTGTTTTTACACATCGTCATTGTTTAATATGTGGAATTTCTATACCTCCTGATAAAAATTTTTGTAGTGAGAAATGTGAAAAAGAATATGAAAAAAATGTGAAAAGAAGAAGAACAATGAATATACTTCTAGTCCTAATGTTTATAATATATTTTATTATATTTCTAGTAATTATTCCAATGTTTTCAAAACCTGCTTCTCAATAACTGAAAAATCGAAAACATTATATTCTTTTAAAAAATATTTTAAAATGAATAAAAATGATTGAAAAAATTAGGTTTATAAAAAAAGAAGAAGAAAAAGATGTTTTTCATAAAGTTTGCAGCGATATATTAAGAGCATTAACTATTCTCTATGGAAGTGCTTGGCAAAGTGATTTAGAATCTGTTCTTTTAGCTCTATGGCAATTGAGAAATATAGAATTAGATAAATTACCTGAATTTGAGAAAAATATTGAAAAAGCTATAAAATATTTGAATGAAGAAGGGATTATAAAATCTCAAGAAAGAATGAAAGGAGATCTTTCAGGAGGGCCTATAAGAGAAACTTTTCATACAGTACAAAATATATCTTATCTTTTAATGGTTTATAGCGGAGATAAAGAAGTATTAAATTATAGAAAACAATTATAAAATTAAAAATATTTTTCTACTTTCTCTATTAATTTCATTAAATATTTTCCATTAGGTAGCATGCCATGATTATTATTTAAATAAATATATTTCTTTTCAGCATTAGCTTCATAAACTAACTTAAATATTTCTTCTATTTCTTCATTAGTATAAGTATAAGAATACCATTCTTCTTTTCCATGAAGTCTAAGATAAACTACATTGTTTAAAGAAACTATTTCTTCAGGCATATTAGGTGCACTAATTGAACAAAATACTGCTCCAATTTTTTCGCATATTTCTTTATTTTTCCACCATAATGGATGACGAAATTCTAATACAGCTTTATTTCCAATATTTATTTCATTAAAAAATTTTTCTATTTTTTCGAAATTTATTTTTGATGGAATAAAATTTTCAGGAAATTGGAAAAGCCAAAAACATATTTTAGATTCTAAATCTCTAAAACAAGATTTGAATCTAATCCATAAATCATATGCTTTTCCACTTAATCTGGCATAATGAGTTATAGACCTATGAACTTTTATACTAAAATCGAAATATTCTGGAGAATCTTTCCAAGCATTAATCATATATCTTGTTGGAAATCTATAAAAAGTAGAATTTATTTCAACTGTTTTAAATCCTTGATTAATATACCATTTAAACGGAGTTGGAATACCTTTATTCCAAAAATAACTATAACCTGATGTGCCTACTTTAATCAATTTTTCTCTATTTTTAGTTTCACTTTAAATATATTAAACTTTTTTAAATATGAAAAGCATTAATAACTATTAAAAAGCTTCTAAAAAATAGATTGATTTTTAATTCACTCTTTTTAACTATGGCCATACTCCTAAATCTTTTAATGCATCTGCTACTCTCTTTACTGCAATCATCATTGCAGCTTCTCTCATACTTATATTTCTATTCTTTGAAAAATCATAAACATCTTTAAAAGATTTTACCATTCTTTCTTCTAATCTTTTATTTACTTCTTCT
The Nitrososphaerota archaeon DNA segment above includes these coding regions:
- a CDS encoding DUF72 domain-containing protein; translated protein: MIKVGTSGYSYFWNKGIPTPFKWYINQGFKTVEINSTFYRFPTRYMINAWKDSPEYFDFSIKVHRSITHYARLSGKAYDLWIRFKSCFRDLESKICFWLFQFPENFIPSKINFEKIEKFFNEINIGNKAVLEFRHPLWWKNKEICEKIGAVFCSISAPNMPEEIVSLNNVVYLRLHGKEEWYSYTYTNEEIEEIFKLVYEANAEKKYIYLNNNHGMLPNGKYLMKLIEKVEKYF
- a CDS encoding DUF2116 family Zn-ribbon domain-containing protein — translated: MKKDYSVFTHRHCLICGISIPPDKNFCSEKCEKEYEKNVKRRRTMNILLVLMFIIYFIIFLVIIPMFSKPASQ